One genomic segment of Burkholderia multivorans ATCC BAA-247 includes these proteins:
- the xsc gene encoding sulfoacetaldehyde acetyltransferase has protein sequence MSEHTSSQRASSSGPQDMTPSEAFVETLAANGVTDMFGIMGSAFMDAMDIFAPAGIRLIPVVHEQGAGHMADGYARVSGRHGVVIGQNGPGISNCVTAIAAAYWAHSPVVIVTPEAGTMGIGLGGFQEANQLPMFQEFTKYQGHVMHPARMAEFTARCFDRAQAEMGPTQLNIPRDYFYGKIKVEIPQPRKLDRGPGGEQSLNDAAELIAQAKFPVIISGGGVVMADAVEECKALAERLGAPVVNSYLHNDSFPANHPLWCGPLGYQGSKAAMKLLSRADVVIALGSRLGPFGTLPQHGLDYWPKDAKIIQIDADHKMLGLVKKISVGICGDAKAAAVALTQRLAGRTLACDATRGERADQIATEKAAWEKELDEWTHERDAFSLDMIEEQKHEKTFNGGQYLHPRQVLRELEKAMPEDVMVSTDIGNINSVANSYLRFNKPRSFFAAMSWGNCGYAFPTIIGAKVAAPHRPAVSYAGDGAWGMSLMETMTCVRHNIPVTAVVFHNRQWGAEKKNQVDFYNRRFVAGELDNQSFAAIARAMGAEGIVVDRLEDVGPALKRAIDMQMNEGKTTIIEIMCTRELGDPFRRDALSKPVRILDKYKDYV, from the coding sequence ATGAGCGAACACACCTCTTCCCAGCGCGCGTCGTCCAGCGGCCCGCAGGACATGACGCCGTCCGAAGCCTTCGTCGAGACCCTGGCCGCGAACGGCGTGACCGACATGTTCGGCATCATGGGCTCCGCGTTCATGGACGCGATGGACATCTTTGCGCCGGCCGGAATCCGCTTGATCCCGGTCGTGCACGAACAGGGCGCCGGCCACATGGCCGACGGCTATGCGCGCGTCTCGGGCCGCCACGGCGTCGTGATCGGCCAGAACGGCCCCGGCATCAGCAACTGCGTCACCGCCATCGCGGCCGCGTACTGGGCGCACAGCCCGGTCGTGATCGTCACGCCGGAAGCCGGCACGATGGGCATCGGCCTCGGCGGCTTCCAGGAAGCGAACCAGCTGCCGATGTTCCAGGAATTCACGAAGTACCAGGGTCACGTCATGCACCCGGCGCGCATGGCCGAATTCACCGCGCGCTGCTTCGACCGCGCGCAGGCCGAGATGGGGCCGACGCAGCTCAACATTCCGCGCGACTACTTCTACGGCAAGATCAAGGTCGAGATTCCGCAGCCGCGCAAGCTCGATCGCGGCCCCGGCGGCGAGCAAAGCCTGAACGATGCGGCCGAACTGATCGCGCAGGCGAAATTCCCCGTGATCATCTCGGGCGGCGGCGTCGTGATGGCAGACGCGGTCGAGGAATGCAAGGCGCTCGCCGAACGGCTCGGCGCGCCGGTCGTCAACAGCTACCTGCACAACGACTCGTTCCCGGCGAATCATCCGCTGTGGTGCGGCCCGCTCGGCTACCAGGGCTCGAAGGCCGCGATGAAGCTGCTGTCGCGCGCGGACGTCGTGATCGCGCTCGGCTCGCGGCTCGGGCCGTTCGGCACGCTGCCGCAGCACGGGCTCGACTACTGGCCGAAGGACGCGAAGATCATCCAGATCGACGCCGATCACAAGATGCTCGGTCTCGTGAAGAAGATCTCGGTCGGCATCTGCGGCGATGCGAAAGCAGCCGCGGTCGCGCTCACGCAGCGTCTCGCGGGCCGCACGCTCGCATGCGACGCGACGCGCGGCGAACGCGCCGACCAGATCGCAACCGAGAAGGCCGCGTGGGAGAAGGAACTCGACGAATGGACGCACGAGCGCGACGCGTTCAGCCTCGACATGATCGAGGAGCAGAAGCACGAGAAGACCTTCAACGGCGGCCAGTATCTGCATCCGCGCCAGGTGCTGCGCGAGCTCGAGAAGGCGATGCCCGAGGACGTGATGGTGTCCACCGACATCGGCAACATCAACTCGGTCGCGAACAGCTATCTGCGCTTCAACAAGCCGCGCAGCTTCTTCGCGGCGATGAGCTGGGGCAACTGCGGCTACGCGTTCCCGACGATCATCGGCGCGAAGGTCGCCGCGCCGCACCGCCCGGCCGTGTCGTATGCGGGTGACGGCGCATGGGGCATGAGCCTGATGGAGACGATGACCTGCGTGCGTCACAACATTCCGGTCACGGCCGTCGTGTTCCACAACCGCCAGTGGGGCGCCGAGAAGAAGAACCAGGTCGACTTCTACAACCGTCGCTTCGTCGCGGGCGAGCTCGACAACCAGAGCTTCGCGGCGATCGCGCGTGCGATGGGTGCCGAAGGGATCGTCGTCGATCGTCTCGAGGACGTCGGCCCGGCCCTGAAGCGCGCGATCGACATGCAGATGAACGAGGGCAAGACGACGATCATCGAGATCATGTGCACGCGCGAACTCGGCGATCCGTTCCGCCGCGATGCGCTGTCGAAGCCGGTCCGCATCCTCGACAAGTACAAGGACTACGTGTAA
- a CDS encoding nuclear transport factor 2 family protein, translated as MADTLTAPAAVTAATLAAFSDAFNRHDANALMGFMTEDCVFDAAGGPDVHGTRSVGRDAVRAAFEAVFKTFPDAHWGRGRHYVTGNRGVSEWVFTGTHAEGWRIEAEGCDLFEFRDGLIAVKRAFRKERPKQPA; from the coding sequence ATGGCAGATACGCTCACCGCCCCCGCCGCCGTCACGGCCGCCACGCTCGCGGCCTTTTCCGACGCGTTCAACCGACACGACGCGAATGCGCTGATGGGCTTCATGACCGAGGACTGCGTGTTCGACGCAGCCGGCGGCCCGGACGTGCACGGCACGCGCTCCGTCGGCCGCGACGCCGTGCGCGCCGCGTTCGAAGCGGTGTTCAAGACCTTCCCCGACGCGCACTGGGGCCGCGGCCGCCACTACGTGACCGGCAATCGCGGCGTGTCCGAATGGGTATTCACCGGCACGCATGCGGAAGGCTGGCGCATCGAGGCCGAAGGCTGCGACCTGTTCGAATTCCGCGACGGCCTCATCGCCGTCAAGCGCGCGTTCCGCAAGGAGCGCCCGAAGCAGCCGGCTTGA
- a CDS encoding PLP-dependent aminotransferase family protein, translating to MSSRTPTALWAQQFRRSSTSKTSLQDQIRRMLVAAILDGQLGPDAALPSSRELADQLGVARNTVVLAYQMLVEEGYLISRERSGHFVNPKMLEGLPGFTPAPPEAKPDSDDDAGRPAWHERIAHPPSRQRNIVKPANWQHYEFPFIYGQFDQSLFPTNDWRECCLKALSVMEIRNWAPDLIERDDESLIQQIRTRVLPRRGVFAMPDEIVVTNGCQQALYLIADLLCGKHTTVGFENPGYPDARNIFENRNARLLPLPVDGNGIAPDEQDAALARCDYVYVTPSHQCPTTATMPVERRRALLERARQHDFVIIEDDYESENTFSGTPHPALKSLDTADRVIYVGSLSKTFAPGLRLGYVVGPRALIRELRALRRLMVRHPVAYIQRAFATFLALGHHDALLRRLAHAYSERSQALMAALDAHLPDACYVRVTGGASCWVEGPPWLDAVRLAADAQAAGILIEPGDVFFMNDDADARRCFRMGFSAIPLERIDAGVQALAQCVNGQRPAG from the coding sequence ATGTCGAGCCGTACCCCGACCGCGTTATGGGCGCAGCAGTTCCGGCGGTCGTCGACGTCGAAGACGAGCCTGCAGGACCAGATCCGGCGCATGCTCGTCGCCGCGATCCTCGACGGTCAGCTTGGGCCGGACGCCGCGCTGCCGTCGAGCCGCGAACTCGCCGACCAGCTCGGCGTCGCGCGCAACACGGTCGTGCTCGCGTACCAGATGCTCGTCGAAGAGGGGTACCTCATCTCGCGCGAGCGCAGCGGCCACTTCGTCAATCCGAAGATGCTCGAAGGGCTGCCGGGCTTCACGCCGGCGCCGCCCGAAGCGAAGCCGGACAGCGACGACGATGCGGGCCGCCCCGCGTGGCACGAGCGGATCGCGCATCCGCCGTCGAGGCAGCGCAACATCGTGAAGCCCGCGAACTGGCAGCACTACGAATTCCCGTTCATCTATGGGCAGTTCGACCAGTCGCTGTTTCCGACCAACGACTGGCGCGAATGCTGCCTGAAGGCGCTGTCGGTGATGGAGATCCGCAACTGGGCGCCGGACCTGATCGAACGCGACGACGAATCGCTGATCCAGCAGATCCGCACGCGCGTGCTGCCGCGCCGCGGCGTGTTCGCGATGCCGGACGAGATCGTCGTGACGAACGGCTGTCAGCAAGCGCTGTACCTGATCGCGGATCTGCTGTGCGGCAAGCACACGACGGTCGGCTTCGAGAATCCCGGCTATCCGGACGCACGGAACATCTTCGAAAACCGCAACGCGCGGCTGCTGCCGCTGCCCGTCGACGGCAACGGCATCGCGCCCGACGAGCAGGATGCGGCACTCGCCCGCTGCGACTACGTGTACGTGACGCCGAGCCATCAGTGTCCGACCACCGCGACGATGCCGGTCGAACGCCGTCGCGCGCTGCTCGAACGTGCGCGGCAGCACGACTTCGTGATCATCGAGGACGACTACGAGAGCGAGAACACGTTCTCGGGCACGCCGCATCCGGCGCTGAAGAGCCTCGACACCGCCGATCGCGTGATCTACGTCGGCAGCCTGTCGAAGACCTTCGCGCCGGGGCTGCGGCTCGGCTACGTGGTCGGTCCGCGCGCGCTGATCCGCGAGCTGCGCGCGTTGCGGCGGCTGATGGTGCGCCATCCGGTCGCGTATATCCAGCGCGCGTTCGCGACGTTTCTCGCGCTCGGTCATCACGATGCGCTGCTGCGCCGGCTCGCGCACGCGTACAGCGAGCGCTCGCAGGCGCTGATGGCGGCGCTCGACGCGCATCTGCCGGACGCGTGCTACGTGCGCGTGACGGGTGGCGCGTCGTGCTGGGTCGAAGGCCCGCCGTGGCTGGATGCGGTGCGCCTCGCGGCCGACGCGCAGGCGGCCGGCATCCTGATCGAACCGGGCGACGTGTTCTTCATGAACGACGACGCCGATGCGCGCCGCTGTTTCCGGATGGGCTTCTCCGCGATTCCGCTGGAGCGGATCGATGCGGGGGTGCAGGCGCTGGCGCAGTGCGTGAACGGCCAGCGTCCAGCCGGATAA
- a CDS encoding GNAT family N-acetyltransferase yields the protein MHVVVFRDRCARVMRIVFDDAQALAVAYRDDEAVGELSIDDSARTPLLVRLYVEPAYRRSGIAHTLLAHVSRVLGEPIRIDTHTHGRPDSPAWTTLCRCLAHEGIVVVD from the coding sequence ATGCACGTCGTCGTGTTCAGGGATCGTTGCGCGCGCGTGATGCGCATCGTGTTCGACGATGCGCAGGCGCTGGCGGTCGCGTATCGCGACGACGAAGCGGTCGGCGAGCTAAGCATCGACGACAGTGCGCGTACGCCGCTGCTCGTGCGGCTCTATGTCGAGCCCGCGTACCGGCGCAGCGGCATCGCGCATACGCTGCTCGCGCATGTGTCGCGCGTGCTCGGCGAGCCGATTCGTATCGATACGCACACGCACGGCCGGCCCGATTCGCCGGCATGGACGACGCTGTGCCGCTGCCTCGCGCACGAAGGGATCGTCGTCGTCGACTGA